A stretch of the Lolium perenne isolate Kyuss_39 chromosome 3, Kyuss_2.0, whole genome shotgun sequence genome encodes the following:
- the LOC139837822 gene encoding uncharacterized protein produces the protein MPPRTRLTRHSTPESKMAAEDLEWERSKISNQDTNMLKRLGLMKKEDAIRFPSEESYPKPPMEYRVSFVDHLIRGLSTPIHDFLRGLLFVYGIQLHQLTPNSILHISIFITLCECFLGITPNWILWKRIFCLRRNGSHNVTYNIGGVVICVRTDVDYFDVKFPDSVQGWRKKWLYIHEESANSVEHNIVPFDGSARIQRRRSWDAEASEEEKKATEALMARIHHLQNTRGKELSGVQITAYFLRIRVQPLQARKNPLWTYSGENDANRVSSDLSVKDLEKLVRRISRLGKKDPIPSSCRVEPYSASNPLPENHPTMASLPPLPEDGEVEERAVVDDDNQETPSFVNEPADSRKSAGSTEKDAASEGTTCAVFPLGHPEVV, from the exons atgccaccgcgcacgcgactcactcgccacagcactccggaatccaagatggctgccgaggatcttgagtgggagagatccaaaatctccaaccaagacaccaacatgctgaagaggcttggcctcatgaagaaggaggacgccatccgcttccccagcgaagaaagctaccccaagcctccaatggagtaccgggttagttttgttgatcatctaatccgcggcctttcgaccccaatccatgatttcctccgcggccttcttttcgtttatgggattcaactacaccagttgactcccaattccatccttcacatttctattttcatcacgctttgcgagtgcttccttggaATCACTCCTAATTGGATTCTTTGGAAAcgaattttctgcctccgccgcaatggctcccacaacgtcacttataacataggtggcgttgtaatctgtgttcgtactgatgtcgactatttcgacgtcaaatttcctgactctgtccaaggatggcgcaaaaagtggctctacattcacgaagaaagcgccaattctgtggagcacaacatagttccttttgacggaagtgccaggattcagcgtcgccgttcctgggatgccgaagcttctgaagaagagaaaaaggcgacagaggcgctcatggctcgtatccatcatcttcaaaacactcgaggcaaagagctatctggtgttcaaattactgcctacttccttaggattagagtgcagcctcttcaggctcgcaaaaatcccctttggacgtattctggtgaaaatgacgccaacagagtttccagtgatctttctgtaaaggacctggaaaaattggttcgaagaatttctcgattaggcaagaaggatcctattccctcctcctgtcgagtggaaccatacagtgcttccaatcctcttcccgag aatcatcctactatggcttcccttcctcctcttcctgaggatggagaggtcgaagaaagagccgttgtcgatgatgacaaccaggagaccccctcttttgttaatgaacccgcagattctcgaaaatctgcgggatctactgagaaggatgctgcctctgaaggTACAACATGtgcagtgtttcccttgggtcacccggaggtggtttag
- the LOC127338090 gene encoding uncharacterized protein, with the protein MRCERHTILVYPPMLASAKHKAMKTSGTAILMMLLSLAAAALLAADATVVADVDMDIIRLPSDGDEGGSAAGLVASQVMEVAATDAVVEEKEDEPVAAVKNIGGGVLNEEIRPWACCNETLCTKSSPPTCHCLDVVDRCAAACKLCEPSATSPFRHVCNDEYHGLPGPACSDEDDEDFPSAAHSRSYPSLAAAAQLLLAFVVVFFTHSHY; encoded by the exons ATGCGATGCGAGCGCCACACCATACTTGTCTACCCACCTATGCTTGCTTCAGCAAAACACAAAGCCATGAAGACCAGCGGCACCGCCATCCTGATGATGCTGCTCTCGCTCGCGGCGGCGGCCCTCCTTGCCGCCGATGCCACCGTCGTCGCCGACGTGGACATGGACATTATCCGCCTCCCCAGCGACGGCGACGAAGGAG GTTCTGCAGCAGGCCTTGTTGCAAGCCAGGTCATGGAGGTTGCTGCGACGGACGCAGTGGTGGAGGAGAAGGAGGATGAACCGGTGGCGGCGGTGAAGAACATCGGCGGCGGCGTCCTCAACGAGGAGATTAGGCCGTGGGCGTGCTGCAACGAGACCCTGTGCACCAAGTCGTCCCCGCCGACATGCCACTGCCTGGATGTGGTCGATCGGTGCGCCGCCGCATGCAAGCTATGCGAGCCGTCTGCAACGAGCCCGTTCCGCCACGTCTGCAACGACGAGTACCATGGACTCCCCGGGCCAGCTTGCTCCGATGAGGATGACGAAGACTTCCCAAGCGCCGCGCATAGCCGTAGCTACCCGTCGCTCGCCGCTGCCGCGCAGTTGCTGTTAGCGTTTGTAGTCGTGTTCTTTACCCACAGTCATTACTAG
- the LOC127338091 gene encoding tetraketide alpha-pyrone reductase 2, translated as MFQRQFRTQRTYRSIGRPVEMPEYCVTGGTGFIASHLIRALLAAGHTVRATVRDPNDESKVGFLWDLEGADERLQLVRADLLVEGSFDAAVSGVDGVFHAASPVVVSYEDGKDAQEKLVDPIVKGAGNVLRSCARAAPPPRRVVFTSSCSCVRYRHHHGGAAAPALNESHWSDAEYCRTYGLWYAYAKTVAEKEAWRLAKEHALDLVVVNPSFVVGPVLGRAAPTSTALVVLALLRGDLAKYPNTTIGFVHVDDVVLAHVLAMEDGRASGRLICSGDVAHWSEVLGELRERYPQYPIPTECSGGKGDDRAHKMDTSKMEALGFPPFLSIQQMFDDCIKSFHDKGILA; from the exons ATGTTCCAACGACAGTTCAGAACACAGAGGACATACAGATCGATCGGCCGGCCGGTCGAGATGCCGGAGTACTGCGTGACGGGCGGGACGGGGTTCATCGCGTCGCACTTGATCCGGGCGCTGCTCGCCGCCGGGCACACGGTGCGCGCCACCGTGCGTGACCCGAATGACGAGTCCAAGGTCGGGTTCCTGTGGGACCTGGAGGGCGCCGACGAGCGGCTGCAGCTGGTGCGCGCCGACCTGCTGGTGGAAGGGTCGTTCGACGCGGCCGTGAGCGGAGTCGACGGCGTCTTCCACGCGGCCTCCCCGGTCGTCGTCTCCTACGAGGACGGCAAGGACGCGCAGGAGAAGCTGGTGGACCCGATCGTGAAGGGCGCCGGCAACGTGCTCCGCTCCTGCGCCAGGGCGGCCCCTCCGCCGCGCCGCGTCGTGttcacctcctcctgctcctgcGTCCGGTACCGCCACCACCACGGCGGCGCGGCAGCGCCGGCGCTGAACGAGTCGCACTGGAGCGACGCGGAGTACTGCCGCACGTACGGGCTGTGGTACGCGTACGCCAAGACGGTGGCGGAGAAGGAGGCGTGGCGGCTCGCGAAGGAGCACGCGCTGGACCTCGTCGTCGTGAACCCGTCGTTCGTGGTCGGGCCGGTGCTGGGCCGGGCGGCGCCCACCAGCACGGCGCTGGTGGTGCTGGCGCTGCTGAGGGGCGACCTGGCCAAGTACCCGAACACGACGATCGGGTTCGTGCACGTGGACGACGTGGTGCTCGCCCACGTCCTGGCCATGGAGGACGGCAGGGCCTCCGGGCGGCTCATCTGCTCCGGCGACGTCGCGCACTGGTCCGAGGTGCTCGGGGAGCTCAgggagcggtacccgcagtacccaaTCCCGACGGA GTGTAGCGGCGGGAAGGGGGACGACAGGGCGCACAAGATGGACACGAGCAAGATGGAGGCGCTGGGGTTCCCGCCGTTCCTGTCCATCCAGCAGATGTTCGACGACTGCATCAAGAGCTTCCACGACAAAGGCATTCTTGCGTGA